ATGAGCTTGAAGTTGCTTTAAATTAGCATTATTAGCTCCAAGGATATCTACAGGATTTATTCCTTTTATTTCGATGATTTTTTCGTGCAAATTCTTGTTTTTTTACTTCAGCCCAAAGTATCTCTTCAATGGTTGCTGATTTTTTATTTTTATTGCTTATTTTTGAGCTTCAAAATTAATCATACCAATTTATATTTACGACATAATTATTGGTTTTATTTGAATATATTTAGTAATTCTATACAACTGTTGAAAAGTCGCAATAAAAGCGTATTTTTGGAAAAATGAGAATAATCACATTAACAACCGACATGGGGCTGAAAGATTACTATGTAGCAGCTGTTAAAGGCGCTATTATCAGTCAATTGCCCGACGTTCGAATTGTTGATATTAGTCATCAAATAGCCCCTTTTGATATCGCTCAAGCTTCATTTGTTCTTCGTAATTGTTTTAATGAATTTCCAAAAGGTACGATACATATAATTGGAATTAACCCTTTTGAAAAAGGAGAAACGAAACATGTATTAATTGAATATAACAATCATTATTTTATTGGTGCCGATAATGGTATCTTTTCTTTATTATTTTCAAGAAAACCAGATAAAGTTTTTGAATTAAATATTATTGAAGATACTTTTAATCAATCTTTTCCGACCAAAAATGTTTTTGTAAAAGCTGCTTGTCACATCGCCAGAGGAGGAACTCCAGAAGTTATTGGAAAACAAGTTGAAGACATTAAAAAGCGTCAGTTATTTAGAGCTACAGCAGAAAGTAATGTAATTAAAGGAACCGTTATTTATATTGATTCTTATGGTAATGTGATTACCAATATTTCTCAAAAGCTATTCTACGAAATCAAACAAGAGCGTGATTTCAAAATCTATTTAACACGCGCTGGTTACACTATTTCTAAAATTAGAAAGAATTATAATGAGGTTCCAGAAGGAGAAAAAGTGGCATTGTTTAGCAGTTCTGGCTATCTAGAAATTGCCATCAACAAAGGTGTTGAAGGTTCTGGAGGTGGTGCCAATAAACTCTTTGGACTTAAAATTACCGATACCATTACTATTGAATTTGAAGAAAAGAAACCGGAACCTGAAGAGGATTTTTTCATGCAGTAACTCCCCTATTAAAGTCTCCTTATTATGAAAAGAATTCACTTATTTGAACTTGAAGATTTTAATTGGTTCCCAAATTGGATTCGAGTTCGACTAACAAGAATGCTTAATTTTATGCATAAGTTAGTCAAGACTGAAGATAAATTAATTGAATTATTAACCCCTTTAATAAAAGAAAGTCAAAACTTACACATTACTGATTTATGTTCTGGTTCTGGAGGTCCAATGATACCTGTAGTCGAAAGACTTCAACAACAAGAA
Above is a window of Flavobacteriales bacterium DNA encoding:
- a CDS encoding SAM-dependent chlorinase/fluorinase, yielding MRIITLTTDMGLKDYYVAAVKGAIISQLPDVRIVDISHQIAPFDIAQASFVLRNCFNEFPKGTIHIIGINPFEKGETKHVLIEYNNHYFIGADNGIFSLLFSRKPDKVFELNIIEDTFNQSFPTKNVFVKAACHIARGGTPEVIGKQVEDIKKRQLFRATAESNVIKGTVIYIDSYGNVITNISQKLFYEIKQERDFKIYLTRAGYTISKIRKNYNEVPEGEKVALFSSSGYLEIAINKGVEGSGGGANKLFGLKITDTITIEFEEKKPEPEEDFFMQ